The Nocardia terpenica nucleotide sequence GCAACCGCACCGACCGGTCCGGCTGCGGGTCCCAGCGGTACAGGTCGGAGGTGAGCGGGTGGAAGTCGGCCGGGTCGGGCTGGCGGGGATCGGTGACCTTGTGATTGACCACGATGACCGGGATGTAGCCGCCGCGGTCCGGGTCGAGCAGCAGGATCTCCGAACCGCCGCGGCGGCCGGTGTCGCCCTCCTGCGGCAGCAGCGCGCCCCAGATGCGCGGCGCGCCCGCGGCGCAGGCCCGCATGGTGGCCTCGGCCCGCGCGGCCGCGGGCTGTGCCGGGTCGACGACGACCCACCGGTCCGGGGCCGCGGCGACCAGCGTGTCGCGCACGCGGTCGCGGTGGGCCGCGGCGGCCTCGCGGCGCTGCTTGACCCCGGCGTCCTCGACGACGCCGCGCAGCACCTCCGGGTGGGTGGCCTCCAGGTGCAGCCGGTGGCGGCAGCCGATCAGCGCCCGGGCATCGATGAAGGCCACCCGATCGGATGCCGAATCGATTGCGGCGGAACCATTTTCGCTACCGATGCCCGCATATGGCGCGGCGGCGCGGCGATCGCCGCTCCCGCCGTCGTTTTCGCGACCGTTCCGGTCACCGCTGCCCGAGTACACGTAAAGCAGTATGGCCCCGACCCCCGACACCCCCGTGAACCGCATCGCACGGAACGATTCCGAATACATCAGGGAACGGTCGCGACGCTGCACCGAAGCAGTGGGCAATCGACACGGCGGCGGCCGAAACCGATATGGTTGCCCCGAACCGTGTGGCACGTGACGACGGAGGCTTCCCATGGGGTTGTTCACCAAGCGCAAGCGGCGCTCGGACCGCAAAGCCGAGGCGAAAGCCCTCAAGCACAAGGCCACCCTGGAGGCCAAACTGAGCGCGCGCAACGAGCGCAAGCGCGATCGCGCCGAGGCGCGCACCCGGCGCGATGTGGCCAAGCAGCAGGTCGCCACGCTGAAGGCCGAGGAGAAGGCCGCGCTGAAGCGGGCCGAGCGGGCCGAGCGAGAGCTGTTGTCCGCCGGTCAGATCAAGAAGTATCTGGGCGCGGCCCGGGTGCTCATCCCGGTGCTGGCGCCGCTGGCGTACCGGGCGGCGACCTTCATCCGCGGGCAGATCGACACCCGGCGGGCGCATCGACTCGGCATCGGGCTCGACCAGCTCGGCGACTTCTCCGGGCACGGCGCGCGGTTGCAGGCCCGCATCGCGGGCACCGAGGCCACGCTGGCCGATATCGAGAAGAAGGCCGCGGGCGACGCCGAGGCGCAGAAGTTCGCGTCCGCCACCCGCGACCGCCTGGACAGCCTGACCGCCGCCGTCCGCACCGCCGAGCAGATGCCCGCCGGGCGTCGGCGCGCCGTGCACGCCTCCATCTCCGACGAACTGTCCGGCGTCGAAGCCGACCTGCTCGCCCGCCTCGGCGTGCGCTGACCCGAGGACGACAATGCCCGCCGGGCCCAGCCGGATTCGCGGTGCCCTCGTCGGTGCGACCGTGGCCGCGCTGGCCGTCGCGGCACACGGGCCCACCGGCGGCTACCCGAATTCGACCGCGCTGACGCTGCTGGTCGCCGCCGCCGCGGCGACCGGGGCGCTGGCGAGCGCCCTGCCCGCGCCGCGCGGGATCGGCGGCCGCGCCGCGCTGTTCGCGACGGTGGCCGCCGGGCAGCTGTTCGGGCACCGGGCGCTGAGCGGGCTGGCCGGGCACGGGCATGAAACCGGCCGTGCGGCAAGCCTTTCCGTGCTGGGCGTGCGGATACCCGGGGGGTGGATGACGGTCGCGCACGTGCTCGCGGCGCTGGGTTGCGTGCTGCTGATCGTGGCCGCCGAACGGCTGTATTCCCTTGTGTCGCAGGCGGTTCGGACGGTAACCGGCCGCCTCCGGACGCCGCCGCCATCGGTCGGGATCGCTCGCCGAGGGGCGGGCGAGCGGCATTACGACTCGCACCACATCACCGCTCTCGGTTCGCGCGCACCACCGGTCCCGGCCTGACCCGCCGACCACTCCCCTCGACCGAGAAAGCAACTCACTCATGCCCACTGCGATTTCGCGCGCCCTGCTCACCGCGGGCGCCGCCGCCGGACTGGCGGTGCTGGCGACCGGCACCGCCGCCGCCCACGTCGTCGCCGACGCGCCCGGCGCCACCCAGGGCGGCTACGCGGTCGTCACCTTCCGGGTGCCGACCGAATCGGAGACCGCCGCCACCACCAAGCTGGCCGTCACCCTGCCCGGCCTGAGTTCGGCTCGCACCGAACCGATTCCGGGCTGGACCGCCAAGCTGGACAAGAACGACAAGAACCAGTACGTCACCGTCACCTGGACCGCCGACCCCGGCAACCCCGGCATCGCCCCCGGCCAGTTCCAGCGCTTCGCCCTGTCCGCGGGCCCGCTCCCCAAACAGCGGTCGGTAGGCTTCCCCGCCACCCAGACCTACAGCGACGGCAAGATCGTCACCTGGAACGAGCCGACGGGCCCCGACGGCAAGGAGCCGGAGAACCCCACGCCCACCCTCACCCTCGCCGCCACCACGGCCTCCGACAACCAAGCCGAGCCCACCGCCAGCCCCACCACCCACGACAGCGACAACACGGCCCGCTGGCTCGGCGGCATCGGCCTACTCCTCGGCGCCTTCGGCGCAGCCCTCGGCCTCGGCGCCCTCATCCGAAGCCGCCAATCATGACCCGCCACTCCCTCTCCCACCCCGGCGCACCCTCCCGCCGCTCCGGCCACCCCTCCCGCAATTCCATCTCGTCCTCTCGCAACCCGAGCGTGCCTTCCCCCGGCCCCGACGTGCTCTCCCCCCGCAGTCCCGGCGTACTCTCCCGCGGTCCCGGCATGCTCTCCCGCGGTCCCGGCGTACTCTCCCGCGGTCCCGGCGTACTCTCCCGCGGTCCCGGCGTACTCTCCCGCGGTCCCGGCATGCTCTCCCGCGGTCCCGGCGTACTCTCCCGCGGTCCCGGCATGCTCTCCCGCAGTCTCGGCGTACTCTCCCGCGGTCCCGACGCACCCTCCCGCGGTCCCGGCATGCTCTCCCGTGGTCCCGGCGCGCTTTTGGCCGGGATCATCGCAACCCTTGCTCTGCTCGGTGTTCTCCTTACCGTCGGGGCCGGGACGGCTGCTGCGCATTCGACGCCGGTGTCGTCCAGTCCGGCCGATGGGGCGCAGGTCGATTCGGGGCCGGGGCGGGCCAGTATTACGTTCAATGAGAATTTGCAGCCCAGTTTTCCGTCGCTGACCGTGGTGGGGCCGGACGGGAATTTGTGGAGCAAGGGGCAGCCCAGCGTTGATGGGCCGACGGTCAGCATCGAGGTGGGGGAGCTCGGGCCGGTGGGGAAATACACGATGGCGTATCGGGTGACGTCCGCGGACGGGCATCCGGTCAGTGGCACACGGACATTCACGCTGACGAAGCCGGGGACGGGGACGCCGGGGCCGAAGGCCAGCGCGGCGAGCAGTAGTTCCGGTGACGGCGGTGGCTCGGGTGGGGTGCCGCTGTGGGTGTTCATCGTGGGGGCGGTCGTGCTGTTCGGTGCGGGACTGGCGTTCGCGCTGTTCGGCGGGCGGAAGGGCCGTAAGCGGTCGTGAATCGGGTGACCGGCGGCACTGCGACCGCCCTGCGGTCGGCGCTGCTGCTGGTCGTGCCCGCGGGACTGGTCGGGGTCGCGGTCGGCTGGGCGCTGGCCGCGCCGGATCCGGTGCAGTCCGAGGCGCCGGTGCGCGCGCTCGCCGACTGCGCCGGGGCCACGGTGCTCGGGCTGGCCGCGCTGCCCCGACTGCACGAGCGGCTGCGCCCGGCGTGGCGGCTGCTGGCCCTGCTCGCCGGGCTCTGGCTGGTCACCGAGTTCGCGGTGCTCGTCTGCGAGGCGGCTCAGGTGGTGGGGGTGCCGGTGGGCAGGCTGCGGCCGGGGCCGTTCGGCGACTACCTCGTCCACATCAGCGGCGGTCAGGTGGGGATCGCGATCCTCGTCGCGACCGGCGCGGTCACCGGCTACTGCGCGCTGGCGTATCGGCGGCCCGACCGGGCGGCGGCCGACCTGGTGCTGGTGTTCGCGGCCGTGGCGCTGGTGCTGCGGCCGATCACCGGGCACATGTCGCAGCAGGCGTTCGGTTCGGTGCTGGCGGCGGTGCACGCGCTGGCCGCGGCCGGGTGGTTCGGGCTGCTGCTGGCGCTGGCGCTGGTGGTGCGCACCCGCGGCGAGTGGGCGGTGATCCTGCCCCGATATTCGGAATGGGCGCTGCCCGCGGTGCTCGCGGTGACGGTGACCGGGATCGTGAACGGGCTGGTCCGGCTGCACGGGCTGACGCCGCTGGTCGACACCGGCTACGGCCGCATCCTGCTGGCGAAGACGGTGCTGCTGGCCGGGCTGCTGGCGCTGGGCTGGTGGTGGCGGCGGTCCTGGGTGCCCGCGGCCGCCGAGCACCGGATGCCCGCCGACGCCTCGCTGCGCCGCGCGATCGTCGAGGTGGTGGCGATGGCGCTGGTGTTCGGTCTGGCGGCCGCCCTCTCGGTGACGGCGTAGCCTGCGGGCCGCCGGGCACCCGGTTACAGTGGCGCGCATGACCGAAGTGAAGATCGTGGCGGAGTGCGCCGCGTCGGCCGAGACCGCGTTCGCCTACGTCGACGACTACCGGAATCTGCCGAAGTTCATCACCGAGGTCCACGAATTCACCCCCTGCACCGACCGAACCGCGGGCCTGGGCGCGACCTTCGACGGCGCCATCAAACTCGGCCCGGTCCAACTGCATTCGCGCATCGAGATCGTGCGGTGGGAGCGGGACACGGCGTTCGGCGTGAAGTCGATCCAAGGATTCGAGATCGAGTCCACGTTCGTGTTCCACGCCGAGAGCGAGCACGCCTGCGTGGTGGATGCCATCGTGGACTACCGGGTGCCCGGCGGCCTCGCCGGAAAGGTGCTCGGCAAGACCATCGAACCGTTCGTGAAGATCGCGGTGAAGCACGCCACCCACAACCTGACCACCCAGATCGCCGAGTACCACCTGGCCCGGCAGGGCTGACCGACGTGCCCAACCGGACGAAACCGACGCTCCCGCAACGCATCGGCTACAGCTGCGGGCGCACCCTGCCGCCCGCCCTGGCCGACTGGGTGCGCGCGGATCTGATCGGCCCGGGCGCGACCCGCCGCTACCTGACCCGCATCCTCGTCCCGATCCTGCCGGTGCTGGCGCTGTTCCTGCTGATGCCCGGCCCGCTGTGGATGGGTCTGGCCATGATGGCGCTGCTCTACATCCCGCTGATCTACTTCACCGTCGCGCTGATGTACGTGTACCGGCGGCACCGGCTGATCAAGCACGGCCTCGACCCGGCCCTCGCCGACTCCGACGCCCGCGCCCGCGCCGCCGCCGACCGACTGGCCTACGAGCGGCGCCACAGGCGGGCGTGACGGCGATTCGGAGAAAGGTCTCAGCAACCGCACATCCGGTCCATGGCAAGCTTGCACGCGTGACCGAGTCAGCAAATCTAGTCGCCACGGCCGATCTCGCCGACGAGATCGGTCCGGACATTCGTAGCTGCGATACCCAGTTCCGGCAGTTCGGCGGCCGGGAGGCGTTCGCCGGGCGGATCGTCACCATTCGCTGTTTTCAGGACAACCTGCTGGTCAAGCAGACTCTGGGCGAGCCCGGCGCGGGCCGGGTGCTGGTGGTCGACGGCGGGGCCAGCGTGCACACCGCCCTGGTCGGCGACATCATCGCCGGGCGCGGCGTGACCAACGGCTGGGCCGGGGTGATCGTCAACGGCGCGGTCCGCGATTCGGCGATCCTGCGCACCCTGGACATCGGCATCAAGGCCCTGGGGACCAACCCGCGCAAGAGCACCCAGACCGGGTCCGGCGAGCGCGATGTGCCGGTGGAGTTCGGCGGGGTGAGTTTCGTTCCGGGCGAGATGGTCTACAGCGATCACGACGGGATCGTCGTCCGCGCCGAATGACACCGCCGCGGGACCGCTAGCCGCCGACCACCCGGACCCTGTGCCCGGCCAGGGCGACCACGTCCCCGGTGTGCAACTGGCGGCCGCGGCGCAGCTCGACCTCGTCGTTGACGCGCACCAGACCGGCGGCGATGACCGTTTTCGCCTCCGCTCCGGTGTCGATGAGGTTGGCCAGCTTCAGGAACTGCCCGAGCCGAATGACATCGTCCTCGATCGGCACATCGACTGGATCCGACATGGGGTACATCTTTACGTCCGCGGCCGCGGGGGCGCACGCCGCCCCCGGGACGCACGCCGCCGGCACCCGGCGAAAGGATCGAACATGATGGCGCGGCAAGCGAACTCGCCCGCCGACGTGCTGCCGTCCGAGAGCACCGGCCCGCACACTGGTTCGGTGACCTCCACGCAGGACCGGCAGCACCAGCGCACCGAGCACGGCAAACCACCGGCGCCCGGGGTGCCGCATCGCGGGCACGGGCGGCTGAGCGAGGTCCCGCACACCGTGGGCCTGGTGCTCGGCGTCTTCGCCACCCTGTGCGCGCTGTGGAGCATCTCCCCCGGCCTGCGGTTCATCACCCAGGTGCCGCGGCACTACATCGACAGCTACTACTTCGACGCGCCCGACACCAGCCTGGTCACCGCCCTGATGGTGGGCCTGCTGGCGGGCGCGATCGCCACCCGCAAGCGGATCGCCTGGTGGCTGCTGGTCGGCTATCTGGCCATGTTCGCGGTGGTCAACGCGTTCGACGTGGCCGACGAGCACGACCCGAACGCGTTGGCGGCGCTGGTGATTCACGTCGGCGTGATCGGCCTGCTGATCGCGGCCTGGCCGGAGTTCTACACCCAGGTCCGCCGCGGCGCGCTGTGGAAGGCGCTGGGCGTGCTGGTCGCCGGGGTGGCGGTGAGCTGGCTGCTGGGCTGGGGCCTGGTCGAGCTGTTCCCGGGAACGCTGCCGCGCGGCCCGGAGCGGCCGCTGTGGGCGGCGTCGCGGGTGGTGCCGGCGATCCTGTTCGGCCCGGACAATTTCGACGGTCACCCACCGCATTTCGTGAATCTGCTGCTCGGCCTGCTGGGCGCGGTGGCGCTGCTGGCGGCCGCGGTGGTGCTGTTCCGCTCGCAGCGCGCGTCGAACGCCCTGACGGGACTGGACGAATCGGCGCTGCGCGGCCTGCTGGAACGCTCCGATGTCGAGGATTCGCTGGGCTACTTCGCGACCCGCCGCGACAAGGCGGTGGTGTTCGCGCCCAGCGGCAAGGCCGCGGTCACCTATCGCGTGGAGCTGGGCGTGTGCCTGGCCTCGGGCGATCCGATCGGCGTGAAGGAGTCCTGGCCGCAGGCCATCGACGCGTGGTTGCGCCTGGCCGACCAGTACGGCTGGGCCCCGGCGGTGATGGGCGCGAGCGAACTCGGCGCGACCGCGTACCGGCGCGCGGGCCTGTCCGCGCTGCGCCTCGGCGACGAGGCGATCCTGGACACCCGCTCGTTCTCGCTGGCCGGACCGGAGATGAAACAGGTCCGCCAGGCCGCGAATCGGCTGCGCAAGCAGGGTTTCACCGTGCGCGTGCGGCGGCACTCCGAGCTGAGCGACGACGAGACCCGGCAGATGATCACCCGCGCCGACACCTGGCGCGACACCGAGACCGAGCGCGGCTTCTCGATGGCGCTGGGCCGGCTGGGCGATCCGTTCGACGGGAACTGCCTGCTGGTCGAGGCGGTCGACTCCGGGGGCCGGGTGTGGGGTCTGCTGTCGCTGGTGCCGTGGGGCCGGGCCGGGGTCTCGCTGGATCTCATGCGCCGCGATCCCAAGGGCCCCAACGGGATCATGGAGTTGATGATCTCGCAGCTGGCGCTGTCCTCCGAGCAGTACGGCATCACCCGGATCTCGCTGAACTTCGCGGTGTTCCGCTCGGTGTTCGAGGAGGGCTCGCGCATCGGCGCGGGCCCGGTGCTGCGGCTGTGGCGCAGCCTGCTGATGTTCTTCTCGCGCTGGTGGCAGCTCGAGGCGCTGTACCGGTCCAATGTGAAGTACCAGCCCAAGTGGGTACCGCGGTTCTTCATCTTCGAGGATCGCCGCCAGTTCCTGCGGGTCGCCATCGCCAGCGCCCTGGCCGAGGGCTTCCTGCCGCGCCTGGGCAAACAGCCGGACGCCATGACGCACACCGGTATCCGCTCGGCGGTGCCGCCCAGCATGACCGGCCTGCACGCCGACGGCAGCCCGCCGGACCTGCCGCCCGAGGAGCTGGAACCGGCCCAGCCGCGCCGCCCCGAACAGGTGCGGGTGCGGATGGACAAGGTGGCGCGGCTGGAGGCGGCCGGGGTGGACGCCTACCCCGTGGCCTATCCGCCGACCCATTCGGTGGCGGCCGCGCGGCGCTCCCCGAAGGGCACCACGGTGCGGGTGTGCGGGCGGCTGTTGCGGATTCGCGACTACGGCGGCGTCGCGTTCGCCGTGGTGCGGGACTGGTCCGCCGACATCCAGGTGGTCATCGACCGCGGCCGGGTGGGCGCGGACCGGGCCGCGGAGTTCGACGAATTCTTCGACCTGGGCGATCTGATCGAGATCAGCGGCCAGATCGGGCACAGCCGCCGCGGCGAGCTGTCGCTGCTGGCCCAGGACTGGCGGATGATCGGCAAGTGCCTGCATCCGCTGCCGGACAAGTGGCGGGGCCTGTCCGATCCGGAGGCCCGGGTGCGGCAGCGCTACGTCGACATGGCCATCAATGTCGACACCCGCGAGGTCCTGGCCAAGCGCAGCGCGGTGGTGCGCTCGCTGCGGGACTCGTTGAGCGACTGGGGTTTCCTCGAGGTCGAGACCCCGGTGCTGCAGCAGGTGCACGGCGGCGCCAACGCCGCGCCGTTCACCACCCACATCAACGCCTACGACCTGGATCTGTACCTGCGCATCGCGCCGGAGCTCTACCTCAAGCGGCTGTGCGTGGGCGGCATGGAGAAGGTGTTCGAGCTGGGCCGGGTGTTCCGCAACGAGGGCGTGGACTACAGCCACAACCCGGAGTTCACCATTCTGGAAGCCTATGAGGCGCACAGCGATTACAAGCGGATGATGCACGCCTGCCGGCAGCTGATCCAGAACGCCGCGATCGCCGCCAACGGGAAATGCGTTGCGCTGCGGCCTGGTCCGAACGGCGAGCCGCGGGAGGTGGACATCTCCGGCGACTGGCCGGTGAAGACGGTACACGGCGCCATCTCCGACGCGCTGGGCGAGACCATCGACCCCGACACCGGCGTGGAGCGGCTGCGGGTGCTGTGCGACAAGGCGGGCGTGCCCTACCAGTTCGGCTGGGACGCCGGGCAGATCGTGCTGGAGATGTACGAGCATCTGGTCGAGGAGCGCACCGAGGAGCCGACGTTCTACCTGGACTTCCCCACCTCCGTCTCGCCGCTGACCCGCGCCCACCGCAGCATCCCCGGCGTCGCCGAACGCTGGGACCTGGTGGCGTGGGGCGTCGAATTGGGCACCGCCTACAGCGAACTCACCAATCCGGTGGAGCAGCGCCGCCGCCTCACCGAGCAGTCCCTGCTGGCCGCGGGCGGCGATCCGGAGGCCATGGAGCTGGACGAGGACTTCCTGCACGCCCTGGAGTTCGCCATGCCCCCCACGGGCGGCCTCGGCGTGGGGGTGGACCGGGTGGTGATGCTGATTACCGGGCGCAGCATTCGGGAGACGCTGCCGTTCCCGTTGGTGAAGCCGAGGTGACTCAAAGAATATGAACCGCCGTGACTTCGCGCTCCAGGCCGTCCAATTCGGCGTCCGGGTCGTCGGCGGGCTTGCGTAACACCGCGATCGCGACGACCAGCGCCACCGCGACCAGGCCCGCACCGACGGCGAAGGCGAGGTGGAAGCCGCTGGTCAGCGCCTCCGGCTGCGGGACTCCGGCGGCGAGCTGATCCTTGGTGCGGCTGCCCGACAGGGTGGCCAGCACCGCCAGCCCGAGCGCGCCGCCGACCTGCATGGTGGTGTTGGCCAGGCCCGAGGCCATGCCCGCGTCCTTGGCCGGTACGCCCGACATGGCCAGGTTCATCAGCGCCGGGAACGCCAGTCCCGCACCGACACCGAACAGCACCATCACCGGGAACACGTGCACCCAGTAGTTGCCCGCCACCGGCGCCTGCGTGAACAGGCCAAGCCCGATCAGCACCAGCAGCAGCCCGGGAATCAGCGTGGTGCGCGCCCCGAACCGCATCACCAGTCGCTCCGAGTACCGCACCGACAGCGTGCCCATGATGACGGTGACCGGCAGGAACGCCAGGCCGATCCGCAGCGGCGCGAAGCCGAGCACCTTCTCCATGTACAGCGTGCCCAGGAAGAACATGCCGAACATGCCCGCGACGGTGACCACCTGGATGAGGTTCGCGCCGGAGACGTTGCGGGAGCGGAAGATCCGCAGCGGCATCAGCGGATGCCGGGTGCGTGCCTCCCAGCCGACGAACGCCGCCAGCAGCGCCAGCGCCAGCGCGCCCAGCAGCAGCGTGCGCCCCGCGGTCCAGCCCAGCTCGGCCGCCGGTTTGACGATGGTGAACACGCCCAGCATCAGCGCGCCGGTAATGAGCACCGCGCCCGGGACATCGGTCCCGTCGGTCAGCCCCGCGCCCTTGTCGTTGTGGAGGACGCGCAGCGCGCCGATCCCGATGGCGATGCCGATGGGGATGTTGATCGCGAAGATCCAGTGCCAGCTGAGCTCGGTGAGCACGCCACCGGCGAGCAGCCCGACCGCCCCGCCCGCCGAGGCCACGAACGCGTACACGCCGATGGCCCTGGCCTGCTCGCGCGGCTCCGGGAACATCGCCACGATCATGCCCAGCACCACCGCCATGGTCATCGCGCCACCCGCGCCCTGGAGAAAGCGCGCCGCGATGAGCATCGCCTGACTGCCCGCGATCCCGCACAGCGCCGAGGCCCCGGTGAATACCACCAACCCGCACAGGAACATTCGCCGCCGCCCGATCAGATCGCCGAGCCGCCCCGCCAGCAGCAGCAGGCCCCCGAACGCGATCAGATAGGCGTTGACCACCCACGCCAGCCCGGCCTGGGAGAAGCCCAGATCGTCCTGGATGGCGGGCAGCGCGACATTGACGATGGTGGCATCCAGCACGATCATCAGGGCGCCCCCGCACAGCAGATACAGCGCGGCCCAGCGACTCCTACCCATGACTTTCCTCCCGATGGTCGAACCGGGCACGCTATCGGCCGCTCTCCGCCGGAACAACCCAATTTCCACGCGCCTCGCCTGTACTGACGAAGTCGTCCCCACCGATTAATCGGTTCCACCCCACACTGTCTGTCGCCTCACCCTCCGCCGTAATCCCGGCAACCATCACCGTCTGGTCCCGGCAGCCATCACCGTCTGGTCCCGGCAGCCATCACCGTCTGGTCCCGGCATGCTTTTGGCCGGGACCCCACCCCATACGGCACAGTGGAACCGTGCAGCTCGTCCTGGTCCGTCACGCCCAACCGCGGCGGGAGTTCACCACCACCGGCCCGGCCGATCCCGATCTCACCGATCTGGGGATCGAGCAGGCCGCGCGCGTTCCGGCCGCCCTGACCCGGCTCGAGGTGGCCGGGCATCGCATCACGCGCGTGGTGAGCAGCCCGCAGCGCCGCGCGCGCGAAACCGCCGGGCCGACGGCCGACAAGCTCGATCTCCCTCTCGACATCCATCCCGGCCTCGCCGAATACGATGCCGATCTCCGCCTGTACATCCCGATCGAGGACGCCAAGCAGCAGTTACGCGCCACCTACGAGCGGATCAAGGCCGGATACCTGCCCGAGCAGATCGACGGCCCCGCCTTCGTCGACCGCGTGCGCGCCGCCGTCGACGAGATCACCGCCGCCGCAGGCCATTCCGATACCGTCGTCGCCTTCGCGCACGGCGGCGTGATCAATGTGCTGCTGCAGGACGTGCTGGACCTGGACCGCCCGCTCACCTTCCCGATCGACTACTGTTCGATCACGCGAATCCTCTACTCGCGCACCGGCCGCCGCACCGCGGCCACCGTCAACGAGAACGGCCACGTGTGGGATCTGTTGCCCCGCAACCTCGCCGCCGACTGATATTCCCAGCCGATTACCAGGGCGACCGCATTGCCGTCACAGCGGCGCATCGTTCGATGGGACCTCGTGAGCCGCCGTGCGGCGCGACTCACGGTCCGAGAGAAAGGTAGTCCGTTGGTCTCCTCGAGGAAGTCCCGCCTGGCCGTCCGGTTCGCCGCTGCGGTCGCGCTCGCCGTGATTCCGCTCGCGGCGGTGGCCGCTCCGGCACTGGCCGACACCCCCGCTCCGTCCGGTACGGCCGTGGACTGGGACGGCTGGCATCACCACCACCATCACCACGGGTGGCAGGGCGGCGGGTGGCCCGGCGATGGTTGGCAGGGCGGGCCCGGACCGATCTGGCCCGGCGGCCCGGATCTGCCGTCGACCGGCTCGGCGTAGAAAACGAGGGCCACTCCCCGCGCCAGGGAGTGGCCCTCGTTGTGTCCGTGCCGATTACGACATGCCCGCGATCCAGTGGTGCATCCACTGGACGGCCGTCTCTCCGCCGCCGACGTTGTAGAAGCCGTAGGAGGTGTGCGCCCCCGACCCGTAGAACTGCTCGAGCTGCTTGACCCGATCCTTGTTGGCATCGTCGGTGAGCTGCGACTGCAGGGTCGGAATGCCGCCGTGCGACATCAGATCGCCGATGATCGACCCGGCCTCGAGCTGGTAGCGCCACAGGTTCGCGACGTTCGCGCCCGACGCCTGGGCCAGGA carries:
- a CDS encoding DUF6474 family protein; this encodes MGLFTKRKRRSDRKAEAKALKHKATLEAKLSARNERKRDRAEARTRRDVAKQQVATLKAEEKAALKRAERAERELLSAGQIKKYLGAARVLIPVLAPLAYRAATFIRGQIDTRRAHRLGIGLDQLGDFSGHGARLQARIAGTEATLADIEKKAAGDAEAQKFASATRDRLDSLTAAVRTAEQMPAGRRRAVHASISDELSGVEADLLARLGVR
- a CDS encoding YcnI family copper-binding membrane protein; this encodes MPTAISRALLTAGAAAGLAVLATGTAAAHVVADAPGATQGGYAVVTFRVPTESETAATTKLAVTLPGLSSARTEPIPGWTAKLDKNDKNQYVTVTWTADPGNPGIAPGQFQRFALSAGPLPKQRSVGFPATQTYSDGKIVTWNEPTGPDGKEPENPTPTLTLAATTASDNQAEPTASPTTHDSDNTARWLGGIGLLLGAFGAALGLGALIRSRQS
- a CDS encoding copper resistance CopC family protein, translated to MLSRGPGALLAGIIATLALLGVLLTVGAGTAAAHSTPVSSSPADGAQVDSGPGRASITFNENLQPSFPSLTVVGPDGNLWSKGQPSVDGPTVSIEVGELGPVGKYTMAYRVTSADGHPVSGTRTFTLTKPGTGTPGPKASAASSSSGDGGGSGGVPLWVFIVGAVVLFGAGLAFALFGGRKGRKRS
- a CDS encoding CopD family protein, yielding MTGGTATALRSALLLVVPAGLVGVAVGWALAAPDPVQSEAPVRALADCAGATVLGLAALPRLHERLRPAWRLLALLAGLWLVTEFAVLVCEAAQVVGVPVGRLRPGPFGDYLVHISGGQVGIAILVATGAVTGYCALAYRRPDRAAADLVLVFAAVALVLRPITGHMSQQAFGSVLAAVHALAAAGWFGLLLALALVVRTRGEWAVILPRYSEWALPAVLAVTVTGIVNGLVRLHGLTPLVDTGYGRILLAKTVLLAGLLALGWWWRRSWVPAAAEHRMPADASLRRAIVEVVAMALVFGLAAALSVTA
- a CDS encoding SRPBCC family protein, whose amino-acid sequence is MTEVKIVAECAASAETAFAYVDDYRNLPKFITEVHEFTPCTDRTAGLGATFDGAIKLGPVQLHSRIEIVRWERDTAFGVKSIQGFEIESTFVFHAESEHACVVDAIVDYRVPGGLAGKVLGKTIEPFVKIAVKHATHNLTTQIAEYHLARQG
- a CDS encoding DUF5313 family protein, with the translated sequence MPNRTKPTLPQRIGYSCGRTLPPALADWVRADLIGPGATRRYLTRILVPILPVLALFLLMPGPLWMGLAMMALLYIPLIYFTVALMYVYRRHRLIKHGLDPALADSDARARAAADRLAYERRHRRA
- the rraA gene encoding ribonuclease E activity regulator RraA; the encoded protein is MTESANLVATADLADEIGPDIRSCDTQFRQFGGREAFAGRIVTIRCFQDNLLVKQTLGEPGAGRVLVVDGGASVHTALVGDIIAGRGVTNGWAGVIVNGAVRDSAILRTLDIGIKALGTNPRKSTQTGSGERDVPVEFGGVSFVPGEMVYSDHDGIVVRAE
- a CDS encoding RNA-binding S4 domain-containing protein; the protein is MSDPVDVPIEDDVIRLGQFLKLANLIDTGAEAKTVIAAGLVRVNDEVELRRGRQLHTGDVVALAGHRVRVVGG
- the lysX gene encoding bifunctional lysylphosphatidylglycerol synthetase/lysine--tRNA ligase LysX gives rise to the protein MTSTQDRQHQRTEHGKPPAPGVPHRGHGRLSEVPHTVGLVLGVFATLCALWSISPGLRFITQVPRHYIDSYYFDAPDTSLVTALMVGLLAGAIATRKRIAWWLLVGYLAMFAVVNAFDVADEHDPNALAALVIHVGVIGLLIAAWPEFYTQVRRGALWKALGVLVAGVAVSWLLGWGLVELFPGTLPRGPERPLWAASRVVPAILFGPDNFDGHPPHFVNLLLGLLGAVALLAAAVVLFRSQRASNALTGLDESALRGLLERSDVEDSLGYFATRRDKAVVFAPSGKAAVTYRVELGVCLASGDPIGVKESWPQAIDAWLRLADQYGWAPAVMGASELGATAYRRAGLSALRLGDEAILDTRSFSLAGPEMKQVRQAANRLRKQGFTVRVRRHSELSDDETRQMITRADTWRDTETERGFSMALGRLGDPFDGNCLLVEAVDSGGRVWGLLSLVPWGRAGVSLDLMRRDPKGPNGIMELMISQLALSSEQYGITRISLNFAVFRSVFEEGSRIGAGPVLRLWRSLLMFFSRWWQLEALYRSNVKYQPKWVPRFFIFEDRRQFLRVAIASALAEGFLPRLGKQPDAMTHTGIRSAVPPSMTGLHADGSPPDLPPEELEPAQPRRPEQVRVRMDKVARLEAAGVDAYPVAYPPTHSVAAARRSPKGTTVRVCGRLLRIRDYGGVAFAVVRDWSADIQVVIDRGRVGADRAAEFDEFFDLGDLIEISGQIGHSRRGELSLLAQDWRMIGKCLHPLPDKWRGLSDPEARVRQRYVDMAINVDTREVLAKRSAVVRSLRDSLSDWGFLEVETPVLQQVHGGANAAPFTTHINAYDLDLYLRIAPELYLKRLCVGGMEKVFELGRVFRNEGVDYSHNPEFTILEAYEAHSDYKRMMHACRQLIQNAAIAANGKCVALRPGPNGEPREVDISGDWPVKTVHGAISDALGETIDPDTGVERLRVLCDKAGVPYQFGWDAGQIVLEMYEHLVEERTEEPTFYLDFPTSVSPLTRAHRSIPGVAERWDLVAWGVELGTAYSELTNPVEQRRRLTEQSLLAAGGDPEAMELDEDFLHALEFAMPPTGGLGVGVDRVVMLITGRSIRETLPFPLVKPR